In Candidatus Jettenia caeni, the DNA window CAAAGCTCTCTAACGATGCAGGAAAAAAAGAGATGGTGGTAAAAGTGGGGAAGAGCATAGCACAATCAGCAGAACAATTCATGCGTGAAAACGACATGGAAGAAGAGATAAAGAATTATGAGTGGGAGTTTAACCTCATTGAAGATGATAAAACAGTAAATGCCTTTTGTATGCCGGGGGGAAAGATTGCTGTATATACAGGCATCCTCCCTGCTACTCAGGATGAAACTGGACTTGCTGTTGTATTAGGGCACGAGGTTGCGCATGCTATAGCAAATCACGGCGGTGAAAGGATGAGCCAGCAATTGTTAGTACAATTAGGTGCAACTGGCTTATCGGTAGCATTAAGCCAGCAGCCGGCGCAAACACAACAAATATTGTTACAGGCCTATGGGGCAGGTACGAATATCGGATTTATTTTACCGTATAGCCGGAGTCACGAACTTGAGGCTGACCATATTGGCCTCATCCTCATGGCACGGGCTGGCTACAACCCCAGGGAAGCCATTCCATTCTGGCAGCGGATGAGTAAAATGGGGGGAGAAAGGCCACCAGAATTCCTATCCACCCACCCGGAACCGGAAAGAAGGATAGAAGATATCAAAAAAGAATTGCCTGAAGCTATGAAATACTACAAAAAGTAAAATCCTGTAGAAGCGTATTACAATACACTTCTACTTCAATTCTTTAAATTTATAAAAGAATTCTCAAAATTTCTATGGACTTATAAAATCAAGTTATTTATACTTCCTCCTCTAAAAGAGAAAACAACAATTTGGGAGGAAGTATTTGGAAATCTTCACCAATTCACAAAAAGGATACCCATCCCCTTTTATACATCACCTAATAAGGTGCTTCCTCACCTTACCAGCAAAAACTTATCCTCAATTTTTTCCTCTTCAATTTCAGAAAATCCAAAACCTGAACTTCCTCACAAATACTGAAAAATTGTTTCTTATCCTCATCAAGACTCTAGATATCATTAAACCTACAGAGAGTAACTTTAACAAATAGAATAAAATATTATACTCTCAAGCTTAAAAAATTAGTAAGAAAACAATTAAAGGTTGGAATCGAGCATGGTACAAATTCTTTAATTTATTATTTTTCTCAAATATTTGCATAACAACTTTTGACTCGATAGAGGATTATTGTAATGAGAAATGTTGTTAGAGAGATTATCCAGAAACCTTAAAAAAGTTTGGGAAAAGGGTTTTCCGTTGATAACCTGGAACAGATGCGTAAGTTTTACGTATTTTATTCGGCTGGTGCTTTAATTTCCGAGATGCTGTCTTGGAAATTAAAGCAAAGTATTTATTCAATATACCCTTGGTGGTTTAAACATAGTGATCTCAAAACAAAATGTCATATAGCATAACGGAAGGTTTAATTTAAGAAGCCAATAATTTCTGGGTTACTAAATTCATGAAAATTAAGAAAACTGAAATCTTGATAATATATGAAAAAACTATAGAAGGTGATAGCATAGCAGTGCGCGGGCTCTTCATCTATAGAAATAGACCTGAATTGATAGGCATAGGGGGATTAGATGCTAAAGGATATTAAATTGCTAACAGAATTGTATTTACATTCCCAGGGGAAATTACCAGAAGACAAGTCATGGAATGAATTTCACGATACGCTAATTCATGAAGCGTCTAAAGAAAGTATCGGTCTCCTTGCAGATGCAAATCCAAAAGACAAATCCAAATACGCCTTGTTTGTTAATGTTGATACTAAGAAGAAGATGTGGGAAGTCAAAGATTATATCGAAATAGGTGCTGTAAATAACTGGGCAAACCATTTATTCTGGCAAGGATCAGGTGGAGCACAGAGCGACAAGATAAGGAATACACCTCACAAAATTTATTCAAAGAAAGTCGACTTTTCTACGGATAATTTTATTACCCCACTTGAAACTATAATAAAAGATTATTGTCAGACACAGGAAGGTAAAGGAAAGGAAAAAACAGCAAAAGAAACTGGCCCTTTATTTTATAATAAAGACAAACAAGACGAAAGAAAATGGCTTGAAAACGTAGTTTTCATTTTAAAAAATAACAAAGAAGAAATAGATAAACAGGTGAAAGGAAATGAAAAAGACCGTAGAAAATTTCCGTCGGTAAAACCTGGAGAATCAGCTTTTGTAGGTTTAACTATTGACGAGAAACATCTTGCAGAGTATGAATTATTTCGTCGATACTTATTATTTGTTAAAACAAGAGCGGCAATTCAGAAAGGTGCTGATAGGTTTAAACACAAAGTTGCAGTTGATGTAATTAAAGAATTAGTTGGTATTTGCCCTTCATGCCAAAGAGAAAAGCCACTTTTAGACCAGTGGCAAAGTGCTTCGGAACTATCTTTTTATCAGACTACCAATGAAAATCATCTTTCGTATGCTTTTCCTGATTCAGCGTTTAAACTATGTCAAGGTTGTGCGGATTTATTGTTTATATTTAAGCAACATCTTCTTGAAGCTTTGACTCGTAAATTAGGTGGGAATGAGTGTCTTGTTTTACCTTCTATAAAGCTAATTCCTCCAGATCAAAATGGAAAAAAAAGATTGTATGAAAATCTTAAAAGATTATGGGGTTCACCTGCTAAAGAAGTGGCATCTACAGAAGAAAGACTATTATATAGGCTCGGTCAATTGCCATCCTATGCTACCATAACCTTTATTTTTGGAGATTACATTACAGTTGGCAAGTCGCAAAATGTGAGGAGATTGGATGAATTAAATATTGTATTCCCCGATGTCCTACCAAGTAGACTTTCTCAAATTTCCAATACAATCCAAAATAATAAACAACTATCTGAGATGTGGTCTTTAACAGGAAGAAACTGGCAGTGCACGTGGAATGTCCAAGATGATTTTTATTTACTCTACCAATTGTTTTATCCCTCATGGGAAGAAAATAAAAAGGATAAGAGTAGAAGAAGACCTGAAGTAGAACGATATTTGAGAGCGATATTTTATGGGCATGAAATTACTCATGCAGACATTGCGAATGATTGTTATAGCAATTTAATTTTTGCTATAAAAACAACACGTAATGCCCAAAAGGAAGATATCAAAGCTCAGTACGCGAGAGATAACTATGTTGGAAATATTCTGTCTTTACTTGTTTTCCTAAAACAATTGAAAGAAACTAGCAAACTAGAAAAGGAGGTGAGAGGTATGCCAGAAAAAGAAAAAATAGGCTTTTCGTTTATTGCAATGCCAGATTTAGGCAAGTTTGTCGAAATACACCCTTTGTTAAAGGACAGTCAATATCTCGCTCCCTTTTTCGTAGGATGTTTGTTTTCGTATGCAGAAAACCTGCAGAAAGGCAATAGCAGACTGGCCGCATATAACTGGCTTGGGACTATGTCTTTGACTTATGAGGATATTTTGCAGGATATATACCCAAAAGTGTTGAACTACATTACAAACAAAGAAAAGATCGTATCTAGCCCAAGACTTCAAGAACTTATGAAGGCTATCTCTTATTATGATAAAGGAAAATGTGACAGCAACAGAGTTGCCCTTGTGTCTTTTTGCCATGGTTGGGCTGTTGGCCGTGATTTTATCTATAAAAAGAAAGAGGAATCAAAAACAATAAATCAAGAAGGAGGAACAAGTAATGGCTGATATGCTTTTAACCAACAGACATGAATCTTTGTTTTTATGGGATGTTCGCAAGAGTAATCCCAATGGTGATCCAAGCGGGAACGAACCGCGCATAGACAGGCATACCAAAAAGTGCGATGTAACAGATGTATGTATTAAAAGGACAGTTCGTGACTACATAGGGCAAACAAAAGGGAAAGATTCTTTGCTTATAACTCGTTTAGGTGAAGATATCCCACAGATTGTAACACTTACTGAACGTATATCAGCTTTTCTTTTTGGTTCTGACGAAAAGAAAGAAAAAACATTCAAAGTGGTTGAAGATTCTACAAAAAAAGCTTTAAAAGATATTACAGAAAAGCATCAAGGTATGGAACAAGAAAAATTAAAAGCTCAAAAGGATGAACAAAAAAAAGAAATAGAAAAAGAAGAAAAAATATTAAAGAAAAGGTTAGAAGTATTTGAAGAATTTAAAACTAATAAATCTGCTGAAAAGTTAAAAACCCTCATAGATGAAAAAGAAAGTTGGCCGAATATCATAAACGATTTACGTAAATATATGTGTCAATGTTTCTGCGACCTTAAAATGTTTGGCAGTGTATTAGCAATAAAGAGCAAAACACCATTAGCTGACCTTGGTGGGCCTTTGACAGGCCCTATACAAATTGAAGTAGGAACTTCTTTGCACAAGGTTGTACAGTCTAATAAACAAATAACCAGTATTATGGCACCGGACAAAAAACCAGCGGAAGAAGGCGAGGAAGCAGAGCATGGCGGTGGACTTTTTGGTGACACTCATTGTATTGAATACGGCCTTTTTGCTACAAGTGCCATAGCGAATGAAAATACAGCAAAGTTTACAGGATTGCATAATGATGACCATAACTTGTTTCTAAAAGCGTTATGGCGTGGCACTCGTGATAGGCATACTCGTAGCAAAAATCAAGTACCAAGGTTGTTGATAGATATCGAATATAATAAGCCCTTTCACTTTGGAGACCTTGTAAACAGCATTAAACTAATGCCTGTTAAAAGAGACGGAAAGAATATTGAAGAAGAAGCTTACAGAAGCATAGAAGATTTTACGTTAGATTTATCAAAGTTTTACGAAACAGTTAAGTCCAAAACGGATGCAATAAAATCGATTAAATTTGCATCCAATGGGCTTATTACACTTGAAGAGTTTAAGGAAGGACTCGATAACAGTTTAAAAAATAAAGTATGCGAACTTTCAAATATTGATTTTGACTGTTCAAAGGAAATCAAAGCAGAAGAATTCTCCGATACTGCAAAGAAGGCAATAGAAGGAATTAAAGGTATTAGTTATTGTGAACCAAACAAAACAATAACCATTACGACGGATTTAGCAGACGATATTTTTAAGAGAATTATTGATAATCCTGTGTTGAGAGATTACAAAGACGGCTTACAAAAGGCATATAACGAACTCAAAGGAACTTAATTATGAAAGTTTTATCTTTCATGATGCATGGTAGATTTTCCCATTTCTGCGCTCCTTATACAAATGTGTATCGCTTGACTCAACCGTGTCCAACAAAGACTGCAATAATGGGATTTGTAGGTTCGGTTTTGGGTATTGAAAAAGACGATTTTAGTCTTTATCAGAAAATTCAATGTGGCGTAGAAATATCTAGTGAATATCACACAACATCCATACCATATTTGACAAGGCAAGGATTTCCCGGAAGTGCTGCAAATAAAAAGTCTTCGAGAACGTCAGTGGAGGTTATTGTTAAACCTAGTTATCGGGTATATATTGCCGAAGAAAATATAAAAGAAGATTCTATTCTTTCAAATATTCAAAAACTTATAAAACAACAAGAGCCTGTATTTACACCATATCTCGGACTTGCACAATTTATAGCCAGTACAGATTTCCAGATTTCTGAAGTTGTCGAAGGGAAATTAGTTAAAAACATGGATACCGATGTGAATGGCGCTTTTATACGTGGATTTCATGGAGAGTTGGATTTCGACAAAATAAATACGTTATCCAAAGAAGAAAATAAACTGCGGATAACTGAATTTGAAGGTTTAAAAGGTATTAAATCACCGAGGGATTTTGAACATGCTGTCTTTACAGTAAATCTAGATGGCGGGGCTGTGCCTCTTAAAAATGTTAAGAATATTTTAAACATACCAGCTTGGAATAAATATGTGCCTATTTTCTGACATAAAGTCCCATCCCGATTTGCCTCTAGAAAAGCATTTGGCACAGGTTGCGGAGATTGCCATTGAACTCCTTGAAGGTAAGCATGTAGAGTTTCAATCTCTTGGTCTTACTAAAGAGCATCTAAAAGCACTTGTTAAGAGGGCGTCTCTATTTCATGATTTGGGCAAAGCAACAAGTTATTTTCAAATGCGGTTGACAACCGGTAAAAAAGGACCTAATGGAGAACATTGGCATACTGGTTTATCTGCCATCCTTGCCTATGAACCTCTTTTAACTTACTGTAAAGAAAATAACCTGAATGAAATCATAGCCTTGTCGCCTTTATTAGCTATTTTGTATCATCATTCTGAATTATCGAAGGGTTTACCAAATGACCCAGTAATAGAAGATCGCTTAAAAGCCTTCAAAAAAGAGATTCTTAATCTACCAATTTTGGGAAA includes these proteins:
- a CDS encoding CRISPR-associated protein; its protein translation is MLTELYLHSQGKLPEDKSWNEFHDTLIHEASKESIGLLADANPKDKSKYALFVNVDTKKKMWEVKDYIEIGAVNNWANHLFWQGSGGAQSDKIRNTPHKIYSKKVDFSTDNFITPLETIIKDYCQTQEGKGKEKTAKETGPLFYNKDKQDERKWLENVVFILKNNKEEIDKQVKGNEKDRRKFPSVKPGESAFVGLTIDEKHLAEYELFRRYLLFVKTRAAIQKGADRFKHKVAVDVIKELVGICPSCQREKPLLDQWQSASELSFYQTTNENHLSYAFPDSAFKLCQGCADLLFIFKQHLLEALTRKLGGNECLVLPSIKLIPPDQNGKKRLYENLKRLWGSPAKEVASTEERLLYRLGQLPSYATITFIFGDYITVGKSQNVRRLDELNIVFPDVLPSRLSQISNTIQNNKQLSEMWSLTGRNWQCTWNVQDDFYLLYQLFYPSWEENKKDKSRRRPEVERYLRAIFYGHEITHADIANDCYSNLIFAIKTTRNAQKEDIKAQYARDNYVGNILSLLVFLKQLKETSKLEKEVRGMPEKEKIGFSFIAMPDLGKFVEIHPLLKDSQYLAPFFVGCLFSYAENLQKGNSRLAAYNWLGTMSLTYEDILQDIYPKVLNYITNKEKIVSSPRLQELMKAISYYDKGKCDSNRVALVSFCHGWAVGRDFIYKKKEESKTINQEGGTSNG
- a CDS encoding CRISPR-associated protein — protein: MGFVGSVLGIEKDDFSLYQKIQCGVEISSEYHTTSIPYLTRQGFPGSAANKKSSRTSVEVIVKPSYRVYIAEENIKEDSILSNIQKLIKQQEPVFTPYLGLAQFIASTDFQISEVVEGKLVKNMDTDVNGAFIRGFHGELDFDKINTLSKEENKLRITEFEGLKGIKSPRDFEHAVFTVNLDGGAVPLKNVKNILNIPAWNKYVPIF
- a CDS encoding peptidase, which gives rise to MLKSKFFISTLAIILFIGCSTVPITGRRQLSFVPQSQLFTLSQDSYHQLLSESKLSNDAGKKEMVVKVGKSIAQSAEQFMRENDMEEEIKNYEWEFNLIEDDKTVNAFCMPGGKIAVYTGILPATQDETGLAVVLGHEVAHAIANHGGERMSQQLLVQLGATGLSVALSQQPAQTQQILLQAYGAGTNIGFILPYSRSHELEADHIGLILMARAGYNPREAIPFWQRMSKMGGERPPEFLSTHPEPERRIEDIKKELPEAMKYYKK
- a CDS encoding CRISPR-associated protein, which encodes MADMLLTNRHESLFLWDVRKSNPNGDPSGNEPRIDRHTKKCDVTDVCIKRTVRDYIGQTKGKDSLLITRLGEDIPQIVTLTERISAFLFGSDEKKEKTFKVVEDSTKKALKDITEKHQGMEQEKLKAQKDEQKKEIEKEEKILKKRLEVFEEFKTNKSAEKLKTLIDEKESWPNIINDLRKYMCQCFCDLKMFGSVLAIKSKTPLADLGGPLTGPIQIEVGTSLHKVVQSNKQITSIMAPDKKPAEEGEEAEHGGGLFGDTHCIEYGLFATSAIANENTAKFTGLHNDDHNLFLKALWRGTRDRHTRSKNQVPRLLIDIEYNKPFHFGDLVNSIKLMPVKRDGKNIEEEAYRSIEDFTLDLSKFYETVKSKTDAIKSIKFASNGLITLEEFKEGLDNSLKNKVCELSNIDFDCSKEIKAEEFSDTAKKAIEGIKGISYCEPNKTITITTDLADDIFKRIIDNPVLRDYKDGLQKAYNELKGT